A segment of the Penaeus monodon isolate SGIC_2016 chromosome 38, NSTDA_Pmon_1, whole genome shotgun sequence genome:
tttctcattatgctaatgtctcggtttcctctTCAGATGCCTTACACTCAGCAGATTTCCTGACTGATGAACTCCACAATTAGACattttggaaatctggctagtacatgtaatggtgtcatggcttcagcacatttacggcatacaaatttactggAGTccttttatcaatacatcttaaatGAGGTGTTCCGAATTTTTgacatctattacaatgcattggcttttggatataagtcttacttgaacacgttcataaccgacattgacatattctggaattgtattcaagcaaaggtcaaaaaccagtccagttttcgttcgcacattcccgtccttcctttgtctacaatgaacgtccactacgtttggtccttcatgctctcaagaatttcactttcctcatcgtcctcaaatccctgttaaagattactcccttagcaggtatttgggccaataggaatacaGTTACTTTAACTCGCAGATCataatttgcgtcagcttaagtaatccTTATCTGGgaagttgtattgtactttacaaggaggcttccatctcgcaatttttttgacaaaatcaaaatcgccgtccactgaccattcaaggacctttttgatgataaagggttcacgttcaaagcgattgttttcattcacgcattttacttcgcgaaccttgcattctcggtggggattttgaaaagtggtcctTCCTCGTTCTGTCATTAGTGGGgtttccgttgttcagggtcgagtttttTGTCTTAGAGTGGGTCATGATTCGCCCCTCCCTCCTTGAGAGGAGAAGGGTATGCCGgtgtatcatccatcctgggcatcggacccaGGTCGTACCCCTTTGGCTTAAAATTGTTCTCCCTggaagggatttgaaaactcttaacttttggtatcaacctaacagcacaTGCTAAGTAGAGTAATCAGTCATTTCGTCCTCTTACCCCCAGATGgaacctggttgcgttctccagtaccacagagaggatcgagttatgtggagacactccttaccgccgaacattttgcctagtgcgaaggaacGTAAGTCGTGCCCACACCCCGGCGAAGacggagcccacaagggtactccggtaagGGCTCCGGGAAGTCCCATGATagagaaaattttagaatggagaaaaaagtggcGCCCAAAGGACGTCCCCAGACTACTGGGGGCCTCCCTACCAGGGTCAATGCCCgtagggctaccctggtgtagaagagatcTGCGGTCTGAGgtgggggtgctgactacgctactgtagtctcgtgtcacctgcaaaaacaagagcactgaggGCTGACAAAGCACAAAAGTTCTGTAATTAAAAGGATTTTActcacttttattttactttaagaaactcaggaacaacTGTCTAGTGAGACGAgagccccgggctccagggtagctcttgtggcacaagactttgtgttTGCTGTTACTACTTACTGCTTATGACACGGTGTTTGCtcgacaaaagctgaaacacgagtgtgTACCACACAATGTTTATAGGCACTGAttaacaattcgtttttcccccAATACGTAAAGGTGAAATCATGGTACGGTCACAAGTATACCTAATTGACCtcgtttgtggctaagcactagcagagccatctatgtgcagagcatttccaaaaattataaaaaatgagaacagtactttttttttttttttttccccatttttttattccttttcccgtCGTctttgggatatatatgtatgtatatatattatatatatatattattagtatataatatataatatatatatatatataatatctgtatatttatctgtatctgtaGGATATACATATACCGTAGGCCTCGGTGGAAATTCATTAGCAATTCAATCCTAAGACAGGATGTAACGAGGTATATTTTTGAAGATGAAAGTTAGTAAGATCCAAGTTCTACACTCCCTTGCGCctagattcgagtcctggtcggaGGGttggtaattaattatataatatatatatatatatctatatataatatatatatctatatatatatatatatattttaagatatattgtatatagatatatctatatattcataatatatatatatatattatatatatataatatatatatatgagtctctctccttatatgtataaaaaaaaaataatatataatatatatattagtcatatatagtagtatatatatatatatataaatatatatctacaatagatatatatatatattacatatactataaacgtatacatactacataacatatacatatatgtatatattatatttaatatatctatacatttcctgcacacacaccaccaccacccaaagaacatacactacaacacacacacaaacacaccacaacacacacacacacacaccacaccacacatacacaaagacatacacaataaacacacacaacaacaacacacacacacacacacacacacacacacacatatgtatatatctcgtatatatagatatatatagtataatatatatatattatatatatatatatatatatctattgtatgtatatatatatatatatataatatttagatatgcatatgtatatatatatatatatatatatatatatctactatatatctatctaatatctatacttatatatataatatatatgtgtatgagtgagtgtgtgtgtgtgtatgtgtgtgtgtgtcggtgtttgtgttgtgtacaaacacacattcacacacacgcattcacacacacacacacacacacacacacacacacacaaaccacacaacacacattatatatatatatatatatatatatatatatatatatatatatatatatgtgtgtgtgtgtgtggtgtgtgtgtgtgtggtgtgtgtgttgtgcgtgtggggtctgtgtgtgtgtgtgtgcgcgtgcgtgtgtgtgtgtgtgtgtgtgcatacaatatataaacatttacataaaaagtgatgtatgtgtggtgtgttatgtatgtgtttacgtgtgtgtatgtgtcgtgtgtgtggtgaataattggttatataataatatatataatatatatatatataatataatatatagtatggtgtgtgtgtgtgtgtgtgttgtgtgtgtggtgtgttgtgtgtgtgttgtgtatgtatattgtatatatatatatatatatatatttgaaatatatctatatattatagatatatacatattttatgtatatatatacatacacacgcttagtatagttatatatatgatatatatgatatatatatatatataatatataatatatatatataatacatacacacacacacacacacaattataataatatatatatatatatatatatatatatatatatatatatatatatatatatatgtgtgtgtgtgtgtgttgtgtgtgtgtgtgtgtggtgtgtgtgtgtgtgtgtgtgttttttgcgtgtgtgtttgtgtccgttatatatacatataatatatatatatatatattatatagtaatataaatatatatatgatgatatatatatatagtatataatatatatatatataataatatatagatatgtattaagagagagagacagagagactcatatatatatgtatatatatatatatatatatatatatatatatatatatatatataatagttatgtactttatatacatatgtatatatatacatatatgtatatatacatatatatatatatatatatatatacatatacatatatatacatatacatatatatacatacaaatatatatatgcatatatatacatatatatacatatatatacatatatatacatatatatatcggactcaagactgtcatgacggcaatctgagttcaagggttcgagtcaccgggcggcgcgttgttcccttgggcaaggaacttcacctcgattgcctacctagccactgtgcgggcaagccagcccaagtcagtgctggtcccaagcccggataaatagagagaatgattacctaaaaaaaaaaaaaaagggtaacaccggcactctccgtggaaagtaccacgtactcactccaagagcatcacaacatgaaaaaactaagtatgatgctgtgaccacggcggctcagacatgaacctaccgttaaaaaaagatatacatatatatataaatataaatacatatatataaatatatacatatatatacatatatatatacatatacatacatatatatacatatatatatacatatatatatacatatatataaatatatatacatatatataaatatatatacatatatatatatacacacatacacacagacacataccacacacacacacacacacacacacacaaacacacacacacacatatatatatatatatatatatatatatatagttatatatatatatatatattttatatgtatatatatataatatatatatatatattataatataatataagatatacgtgtagtagtatatatataataatatatatatataatatatatatatgatatatatatatatgatagatatatatatttacatatgatttatatattatatattatattatatattatatatatatatatatatatatatatatatatgtgtgtgtgtgtgtgtgtgtgtgtgtgtggtgtgtgtgtgtgtgtgtgtgttgtgtgtgttatatataatatatatatatatataatatataaatatatatatatattaaatataatataatatatatatatatatatatatatatatatatatatatatatatatatatatgtttatatatttagatatattatatatatacatatatatacatatatatacatatttatatattatatatattatagatatatattattataatatatatattatatatagatatatttatatgcatataatatatgtatatacagatatattaatacacacacaaaaacacacacacacacacacacacacacacacacaacacatataataatatatatatatatatataatatatatatatatatatatataagagagagagagagagagagagagagagagagagagagagagaagagagagagagagacacacacacacacaccacacacacatatatatacatatatatatccatatatatacatacatatatatacatatatatatatatatatatatattgattaaaatatatatacaatgatactattataatatatatatatatatatatatatagtattatttNNNNNNNNNNNNNNNNNNNNNNNNNNNNNNNNNNNNNNNNNNNNNNNNNNNNNNNNNNNNNNNNNNNNNNNNNNNNNNNNNNNNNNNNNNNNNNNNNNNNGACCATAATGACATGTGTGGGAGCGAACGGGAGGAGCAGCTGCTGGGATACTATACAGCTAAGTTTTTAGTGCAGGATTACCTAACGTAGCGCTCGGCTCCCGCAGGTCTCGCCCTGGATCGAGCTTTGGCGGAAGACGCAGAGCATGACCACTTTCGGTGACAAGGTGCGGGCACTCGCCTACGGCCCCGGCTGGACCCCCGGAAAACCGCGCCTCGGGGATCCCGCCGACCTGCCTGACGTGAGTCGATTACCTTTGCGGAGTTTCCTAGCGTACTCTATTCCATTTTCAACAAGGGGATGATGGCGCCGTGGGTTGGTGCCAGTCTAACTGCAACATGTTCCCAACACATTGTTGTCTCTCAGTTAATTATTATCACCAAGCTGCCAGGTATTGAATAATTAAAATCAATCTGCCCCATCGCCAGCCTGACAGGTGCATCTTCTCCTTGACGAGGAACCACAGTGCTGTGTGATATGTAACATTCCTTTGGAACAGATTAATCACGAGCGGCTTTCCAGGTGCGAGGACGCGAGAAGCTCCAGCTGTCCCTCCCGTCGTGGTTCTCGGCGTACATGCTGGTCAACAGCgccctcatcttcttctcctacttcgaGATGATGGGCAGGCTGAAGGTAGGTCTCAGTCTGCTCGCGTGAtgacttcatttcctttttctttttctttttcaagaaaATATTCCAAACATAAAAGTGTGTTCCGGAAGGCTGATGCCCCTATATGAGCTCCATAGTTATCTCATTTTGCCTGTTCttgtttatttcatcattttttgggtCCTTTTGAAATGAAAAACGTTACATATGCCTTTTTTTTAGTACAGCTGAAGATAGTAGTGATGGTGGGGGAAAATATGTGCGAAGATGAGAGACACTTTCTAATTACTTTGACATAATGCACATactaacatgtaatatatatatgtatatatgtatatatatatatatatatatatatatatatatatatatatatatatatgtatatatgtatgtatgtatatgtatatatgtgtgtgtgtgtgtgtgtgtgtgtgttgtgtgggtgtgtgtgtgtgtgtgtgtgtgtgtgtgtgtgtgtgtagaaaaggtatgaatgagaatgaatatcttcacatgtatttctgacgaagatataatacatctcttgtattgtaaagatattctcattcatacgttttctacatttgtcagcatgaatacagttcatatatatatataaagagagagagagagagagagagagagagagagagagagagagaatgcagatgtaatatatgcattCCAGTTATTTAAATCAATTTTCTAAATATTCATGTTCTTCTGCCTCCCAGAACCTGGGAACCTGGCCTCCTCTGGTGAACCTGGCCTACATATTCTTTTCGTACACCGCCCTCGGGGGCTTATATGAAGGGCGTCTCTACGGCGCGATTCTGGAGCTCGTGCGCCTCCTGACTTTCTTCGCGCTGTCCTACGTGAACCCGTTGTTCGGCGGAGCCGCCTCCCTGAAGATGGTATCGTGGGTCAACCTCCTCAGTGTGTTCTTATGGCCTGCCGTGGCGGTCTTTACCTGCAGACGAGCCGAGAAGGCCATGACTCCGGAAGGCCCAGGCGAGGACGTCAAGGCCAAAGATCACTGAACGACGCGCGAGAACGGCAGCTGTTTGCAGAGCCTGATTTCGAGGTTATTATTCCCCTTGCTTCACAGGTCATGTTGAAAGTTCAACGGCTGTTTATGTGTCTTTTTTCTCTGCGGAGGCCTCGggcacagaaatatatatgtatcatgatcTGAGTCATTTACTCGTTTTCTAGACTGCTTCGGAAATGGTTTCTGATGTTTTGTACACGACGAACTTTGTATAACAAAgtgattataagtatatattttttatgttatattttctttcaaattctgCAACTCACCTCACAGAGTCCAGAAGGATGCTGAATTATACTTCTCATTTCAAAAT
Coding sequences within it:
- the LOC119596540 gene encoding alkylglycerol monooxygenase-like; translated protein: MTTFGDKVRALAYGPGWTPGKPRLGDPADLPDVRGREKLQLSLPSWFSAYMLVNSALIFFSYFEMMGRLKNLGTWPPLVNLAYIFFSYTALGGLYEGRLYGAILELVRLLTFFALSYVNPLFGGAASLKMVSWVNLLSVFLWPAVAVFTCRRAEKAMTPEGPGEDVKAKDH